A single genomic interval of Adhaeribacter pallidiroseus harbors:
- a CDS encoding sugar phosphate isomerase/epimerase family protein yields MRNTVPFLCSILFFLLSITSQAQKIPQLGLVESLDRDSLVYASGFRLMGETVGKMLAPTLTEEQFKANLQQIKKAKSKLYLCNVLFPGSLKIAGPEVDHKKVLDYLDQVFARAKKANVPVIVLGSGGSRRLPDGYDQVKATADFIQLCKQMALVAKKYGITIAIESLNSTETNFLTTVQEAAAVVRQVNHPNFRLNADIYHMMKENEPPQHIIDAGKLITHVEIAEKEKRTMPGVVGEDFRPYFRALKTIQYKGPIVIEARINDATKEIPAAYQYLTKQLQEVYGESK; encoded by the coding sequence ATGCGAAATACCGTACCGTTTTTATGTAGCATCCTCTTTTTTTTACTTAGTATAACAAGTCAGGCGCAAAAAATTCCGCAACTTGGGTTAGTAGAATCGCTGGATCGGGACAGTTTAGTATACGCTTCCGGCTTTCGTTTGATGGGTGAAACGGTAGGCAAAATGCTGGCTCCCACTTTAACCGAAGAACAATTTAAAGCTAACTTACAACAAATAAAAAAAGCTAAGTCTAAGTTATATTTATGTAATGTTCTTTTTCCGGGCAGTTTAAAAATCGCCGGTCCGGAAGTAGATCATAAAAAAGTACTCGATTACCTTGATCAGGTTTTTGCCCGGGCCAAAAAGGCCAATGTTCCGGTGATAGTGCTGGGCAGTGGTGGTTCCCGGAGACTACCCGATGGTTATGATCAAGTAAAGGCTACTGCTGATTTTATTCAGTTGTGTAAACAAATGGCCTTAGTGGCAAAAAAATACGGCATTACCATTGCGATTGAAAGCCTGAATAGTACCGAAACTAACTTTCTGACAACCGTGCAGGAAGCGGCTGCAGTGGTACGGCAAGTAAATCATCCGAACTTCCGGCTAAACGCGGATATTTACCACATGATGAAAGAAAATGAACCGCCGCAGCATATTATTGATGCGGGTAAACTGATCACCCACGTGGAAATAGCAGAAAAAGAAAAAAGAACCATGCCCGGAGTAGTAGGCGAAGACTTCCGCCCTTACTTTCGGGCTTTAAAAACCATTCAATACAAAGGCCCTATTGTGATAGAAGCCCGAATTAATGATGCAACAAAAGAGATTCCGGCAGCTTATCAATATTTAACTAAACAGTTGCAAGAAGTATACGGTGAAAGCAAATAA